Genomic window (Tenrec ecaudatus isolate mTenEca1 chromosome 16, mTenEca1.hap1, whole genome shotgun sequence):
ttattgactgtgcaaaggcatgtaACTGTGTCAATCATAAtccactgtggataaccttgcagagaatgagaatttcagaacattccGTGGTGCTCACGTGGAACTAGTACCAACAGCAACAGACAGTCTCtcaagcagaacaaggggatgcagcCTCGTTGAAGATCAGGGCAGtgggtgtcagggttgcatctttTCACCGTACGtgttcaatctgtacgctgagtaAAATAATGCCAGAAGTTGaactatgaagaagaaaacaagggaaaagaaaatgttctagaaccgaATATGGTTGAGAAATTCTACagttcttcttaatgtgattggattattgaattgtatgacatgtggatgacgtgctaataaaactattaaagagagagagactgtcaaCAAAGACATAAAAACTATAAAAATGagtgaaaaaaagaaagcagtaTCAACCTGTGATAGGCAGACAACAGAActgtgcttgctgaaggtgatcagggcttgaagcacttcctgaggaATTACGTTCACAGTGTGAATTACACCACGATGGGAAGAAAACCAGTCTTCAGGACTGGCCCAAGAAGCAGCAGCATCACTGATGGATGGAGACGccattcaagttgtcaaggattgcacTTGATTTGGATCcacctgtggaagcagcagtcaagaagtcacgggatgattgcattgggcaaatctgcggcTCCTGACCAATTCCTTCAAACGTTAcaaagcaaagacatcactttaGGGACCAAAGTACACCTGAATCAAGACTGGGATTCCCAGTCACCTATGCCCGCAAAAGCTGGGCAATGATTAAGGAAAGACCCAAGAATCCATGCCCTTGAATTATAATGTTGGCGAAGAGTATTAACCATGCCATGgattgctggaagaatgaacaaatatatgtcggaagaaatacagccaggctatgctccttaggagcaaggatggtgagacttcatctcatgtgctttggacatgtgtgcCCATGGGGGTCAGTCATCcttggacatcatacttggtagagggTCATCGAAAATGAAGAAGTCCCTTGGTGACATACcatctgcaacagtgggctcaaacttaacCAAGATGTTGACATTGATGCAGGATTGGGAGGTCCTTATTGTCCGGCGTGTCACCCCGTCAGAGCTGACCCAACAGCATCTAACAGCCCGGGGTGGCGGAAGGAGCCTTGCAGGGTGATGATGAAGCATTCCTCTGCTAACAGAAAGCGAggctgttggaacccaccaggggctctgagggagaagaccCGGTGACCTGCTCGCAGGAGGACGGCAGAAGAGAAAACCCTGTGAGGTAGTCTGAGTTCCCATGGGTCTCCATGAGCATGAGTCGACTCACGGCGCacagcagggttctctagatggTGGCGAGGGCACGCATCGACGATGAGCTGAAAAttctgtagttcaaacccaccaagaggCGCCCAGAGGCTCATGGTCCTGCCTCTAagtgattacagccttggaaacctcaggaagtaatgcagcggttctcaaccttcctgacgccgcgaccctttcatacggttcctcacgtggtggtgacccccaaccataacattactttcattgctactgcatcactgtcctgttgctactcttatgaatcgccatgtaaatatctgataggcaggatgtattttcactgttacaagttgaacataattaaagcatagtgactcatcacaaaagcaatatgtaattaattatatgttgtgaaatatttatttctaatgacaaataaatgaaattttgtcttgaaccatggtgtagcatgggtaacagtcttcataccgggggtactcgtaggtgggtgtatgtgggcggaccctcctggagtcggctagaggagcggtgtcttgcttCCTAAGACCAAcggaaatgtgttttccaatgatcttaggtgaccctgtaaaagggccgtttgacccccaaaggggttgcggcccataggttgagaactgctgaagtCGTTTGACTCTGCACATGTGGGGTCACCACGAGAACTCAGGCAACTGGACAGCAGCTAGCAATGAAAGGTCTGCGAGGGCCTTCCCCTAAACCTCCACCTGCATACCTTCCCTATAAATGTAGCCGCAGTTCAGTAAGCAACGTCAGCACGCCTTACTTGTGTTGACTCATGGCCAGTGAACTTCACCTTGTGTACATCGAAGATTCTGCTTGGAGGTCTGCCCGACATCTCTCTccgtctcccccaccccacagctcttttgtacagaatcaaagcctcttcaCATTGAGCATATCTGCCCAGAACTGAAGACCCAGTCAGCAAGGTGGGCCAGGGTGTACTTGTGCTTACTGATGAACGTGTTCACTACAGAGTCGGAGGCAGGTACTGTGCCCCTGCCACTATTTAGCTTACGTTGAAACGGGATACCATTGATGAATGCTAGCTGGCCAGGTCTGGGGGGAAGATGTACAGGTAATCCCTGATTTATAGTGGAGTTCCACCCAACAGCTCCATTACGATGACaaaggtgtgtgtgggtgttggtgtgaaaggagcctgggtggtgcagtgctgggctgctacccacacaatcagcagtttgacaccacgagatgagatgttctactcctcctgcaaagatttacagtctcaaaaacccatagAGGTGATTCTCCTCTGCCTTATCTGGGCCACCGTGAGTGTTGGAATTGTGGAAGTCGCTGTGAGTGCATGTATAACTTCTGATActtaaaaaattacttttaaaactgCTAACAGAGGGAGGGAATACGAGAACAAGAAATGGTTATAAAAAGAATTTATTAGACAAACACCAGTTGATTCAGCATGAGGAGCTGGTTGAAAAGCCAACAAGCCTTTTAAAAAGGAGCAGAAGTCCAAAGCCCCACCCTTGAGGCATTCCTCAGTGACAATTGGTGGGAAAAGAAGGGGCAGGGTGTAGAGCACTCCGTGCTGGTCCTACAGGgcccctctgcctccctccccagtcccctctCTAGAGAAGCCTCCTGAGTCTGTGCCTGCGCAGGGTGAtggggctgggaggaggagggtCCGTCCGACATATTAAACATTCACCTGCTGTGTAAGAAATCGTTTCTGCACAACGGAGCCTGCCTTCAATCCCTACTGCAGCTTGCTTTTGAGAAAGCaaattgctgaaggagactgctgaCCAGTCCGTAAAATGAATGGAATCACACTGTTGACTCCAGCAACTTGTCGGCTTAATCTCATCTGCCACCAGCCATCTTTGGGGAAGTTATACTGTGTccccagggggcatccttgtccttCCGAACGGAAGAAAAGAGCCTCCTTCAGTGCTCTCAAACCTGACAGAAGTCTCCTGAACATGAATGAAGTCATCCCCTACTTGGGGAGGAATGTTCCTGATAATAAAAGAATTTGGTATTTGAAGAATTTAGTAACAATGGGCTCCTAATGCCAAAGGGtgtgcttttcctttttttaagaaGCCGTGGAATCATTGAATTACTACTGAATAtcatgaatttttttttgttttttaaatcatgaatTATTAATAGCATAGGTTGCCAAAAAAAGAGCAAAGAGTGTGTGAGTGGTGTGTGTCCATATGAGCTTCAGCTGCCCTCAAGTCATCAAGTGAGTGGAAACACATGTGACAGGGCAGAAGCCACCTTCCTAGGCGAAACAGAGAAAATGGAGTGTTTTTCAAAGGGAATGACATAGACCTTATCTTTGACAGGAGACAGTACAAGCAACAGCTGGAGTGCCTGATCTCCTGTGAAGCACCTGCAGTTGAATCCACAGGGACAGCGTATGTGTTGCTCTTGGGGTAGCCCTTATACACCCCCCAGAACCACACCACCTGTGAAGAACCTGGCACCTCTTCACCTATTGGCCACGTCATCACGGAATCTATTTGGAGTAAGTTAGCATCTAAATGAAGAGTGCACAGGGTGGTGTGTTGTGCTTATAAGCAGGTCAATTCCAGTTGTGGGGTGTGCAAGTAGAGCTAAGCTGCCCcaaacccacctcccacccaaccCCCAGTTTTGTGCCCTGGTGGGAAGCCAAGCTGAGACAAACAGGACTAAAGTTTTAAAGTATCCGAAACCTTGGATTCAAACAGGCGATCTGTTGCATAGACTGAcatacctggtccccttggcggGTGTTTCTGTGTGTCACTTTTGGGTGCCCCATCACTGTGGTTTGTCAAGACTGCCCTCAACACCTGCTGTGCTGTGAGTAAGTCCAGCTCTGAAGAGGGCTGCCCTGACCAGGCGGACACTGGGCCACTCAGAAAAGGGGGCACCTACTCTTTCAGCAAGAGGCTGTGGAGAGTCTGTTTGGAACAGAAATTGCTTGCAAGAAAAATGTCCAGTTGCATGTTTACAAACCCAAAGCAAGCGCAGTTCGTTTCAAAATGGCAATGCGACCATGTGGAAGTGACTCTCACAGTCCTGCTCAGGAGTTGAGGGCAGCGCccagctgggtttgaacccatactCAATGCTGAAAAGAGAATTATCCTCCCGAAAGCCACCAAGCTCCTCACCCACAGAGTGGGGTCCAATCTTGGCAGATCCGACCCACcaggggagcagctgatggaggCCTCTCCAGACTTCCTATTTATTAGCCCTGCGCTCCAAACCCCCAGCCCTCCAAAGAGCCCTGGAGCCGCGGGGGGCCTGCGGGAGAGTGAAAGccaggtgggagtggggggcggggttGAGGACAGGTCCATGTAGCAGTTAGGGGCACAGCTGGGAATGTGCCCACAGCTTCTCCCTGCCCCCTGGCGGCGACTCCCCGCAGAGGGGGTTGGGGGAACAAGCGGAGGCAGACCGTGGGAGGAAGCAGGGGGGAGCAATCCCTGTGCCTCTGTGCCCCTGGGAACCAAGGGAGGCCCACACAGCCACACCAATCACTCCGTGGTCCTCCGCCCGTTGAGCGCAGGGGTCTCTGGCCTCATAGGTGCGGGGTGTAGAAGGGGCTCAGGTAGGAGGGCCCAAGGAAGGGCGCGAAGGGGCCCCCAGCAGCCGAGAGCGGGAGGGAGGCGGAGGCAGGGAAGAGGACGTTGGTTGCCGTGTAAGATGGAAATGTCTGGAAGGGCAGCGCTGGGCCCGGCGGGCCCGGGGTACCCGGGCTGCCCCCTGCCGGTGCCCCAGGCTGGGCCGCGCCGTCGGCGCCCGGGTTCTGCTTCTTCCACTTGGTCCTACGGTTTTGGAACCAGATCTTGACCTGGGTCTCGGTGAGGCTGAGCGACAGCGCCAGGTTCAGGCGCTCGCACACCGACAGATAGCGCGTGGCCCGAAACTTGTTctccaaagccaccagctgctcgtaGGTGAAGGCGGTGCGCGCTCGCCGCGGCTTGGCCAGGCTGGGCTCCGAGCGCCGGCGCCGGGGCCGCGGGGAACCGGGCGAGCCTGGGGAGTCCGCAGCACCCCCGCCTCCCGCAGTCCCCCGCTCGGGCCGCTGGCGCCGCCGCGCGTCCTCCGCGtcctcctcctccgcctcctcgGCCTCCGAGTCGTCCAGCGGGGACGCCGTGCCCGCGCCTCGGTCCGCATCATCTACGGGAGAAGGGGACCAAGAGCAGAAGCCCGAAAGCCCCTTCTGTCCCCTGGGGCACATCCTCAGCAGCGCCTCCCAATTGGGTTTGGGGGTGCCCCCTACACATCTGCCATCTGGTCCCCAACATGAAATCTATGGCCTTCTATCAAAAATGAACAGTGAGTTTATTGGGCAACCttgttgggggggggcagggttatTGTACAAGAAGATGTCCAGGTGGGGTTGGAAGGAGTGTCTCCCCAATCCCCAGAAACCTATTTCGGTCTGGGACTCCTAGCAATTAAAAAAGGAGTTATTAAATTctcccccccgcccacccccactcctTAAAGTGAAATTCCCCTTTCCCATCTTCTCTCTCCTGCCGTGTTAATAGAGTTTCAGATTTGTGCTGGGCCGGATCGATAGATGTCATCTATTAAAGGTAAGTTTTAATCGAACAATATTAGGATCAGACAGGGGAAGGGGGTTTGAAGTCGGTACCTGCAAGCTGCGGGGCAGGAGATATGCAGGCTCCAGTAATAGAATATCGATCaccgagggtggggagggggcgcgcGCGGCCCCTCCGAGGGGCGAGCGGAACAATTACCGGGCCCATAGCCCAGGCCCAAGTGCGGTCTCCAGAGGCATCCGGAGCCCCAGACAATCACCGCCAAACTTGGGGAGGGGGTACCAGGACGCTCGGCGTCCCTTTAGGAACCAGCAGCCCACTCCTCTAACCAGCAAGGGTCCTGCGGTCAGCAATACTGCTTTCCACCCACAAACTTGTAGCCCTCACCCGGCACCCGCCAGAGTCGGGGGCGTAAATGCCCAAGAGTTTGCAGAACAGACTTGCCctcctatttccccaccctccgaCCGACCCCAGCCCCAATGCACGGTGAACGAGGCTCTGCCTGCGTCTGGAGGTGGCTGCAGGCCTGACCTGGCTGCCCACCAAGTCTAGGCACAAGCCTGAGCGAGCCTCCGTGCTCACCTCCCTGGAAGGCCAGTCGTCTTAGAGGTGCCGCCTCCCTCGCAGGTTCGGAAGTGTTTCATTATTTTTATCCGAGCGCAGTCCCCCTCTAGCACTCGGAGGGGGTGCCTGGCCCGCTGGGCGGGTAGCCAGGGCAGGGGCGCGGAGGCATTCTCTGCCTTGAGGATATGGGTTCCGATTTTTGGCCGGGGTTGAGTTTCGCGCCTCGCTCGTGGCTCCTGCTCCCTTTGAGCTAGAGGCGGCTCGCCCGGCCTTCGGCGGTCCCTCCCCCCGAGCCGCGCGCATCCtggaggccagggtctcccagggTCCGGGCCCCTTTCATCCTTACCAGGGCTCTCCCTGCGCCGAGCCGGGTCCCCGGGGCTAGTGTCCTTCTCCGCTTCAGCCAAACTTTTCTTAGCTTCGTGGGGCGCAGGGTGCACGGCCGGGAGCGCGGCACGAGTGAATTTCTGCGGGTCCAGGATGTCCAGGACCGAGAAGGAGATCTTGTGGGGGGAGGGAGCCGCCTTGGAAACGCCATCCTGCCATGCCAGCATACCCGCCGCCCTCGGGTTCCAGGATGGCCGCTCTCCGGCTCGCCGTCCAGCTGGGACTCAGCCGCAGCTCTCCGGCCCAGAGGAGGGTTGGGCCGACAAGtgcagttggggggtgggggcaggggggcggggagagccACGGGGGGCTGCGCGCCGATTGGCACTTAAGCGACGGAGGCCTCCGCCACGTGCAGGGCGCGCTTGCAGTCGGCCCAAGACTGCTGGGCACCAGGCGGGGACAGGTCACCTAGCGGAGGGGGCGCTCCTTGCGCCCTGTGCGCGCGCCCGCAGGGACAGCGCTGCTGGCTCCGCGCGCCTCCGCCCAAGCCGAAGGGACTCGGGGCGTGcacaagggaaggagggagggaaagtggcCACCCCGCctgccacacacacaaatcccgGGTTGGGTGGGCGCTCATCTCAGGCGCGGCCACCTTTGGTTCGGGGAGCCGCTGAGGCCAGGACTGCTTCTTCGTCCCAGGCCACCCTCAGCACTTCGCCTGTCCCTCTCAAGAGCCGCAGCGCCCGGCGAGGGCCTCGGGCCCAGTCCCCTCCCCTGAAAAGCCCCCTGTTCCCACTGCCCATCCCTTTACGAAGGACACCCTGTGgcctgcacgagttctttggacTCTGCAGCGCTGAGCAGTGGGCGTGGCCTGAGGAAATTGGGGTTCCGAGGATAGGGGTTTGTCCGTGGTCCTTGGTGACAGAGTCGGGGTTTGAACTCTGGTCGCCTCCTCCCAGACCAGTGTCCGTTACACGACACCCTTACTTTCTCTGGAATGGAGAAAGAATATCGAGCCTGTATAGTATCCGAGTCTCTTCCTTCCACCCAGAGCCCCGCTGGGTCAGCAAAGCCACAGGAGGTGCTGGACAGGTGTCTGGGGAGCTGCCAGCAGCCCCGGGGCTTTGAGAACTTGGTTGGGGCTGCGGGCTCCAGGCTGACATGAGCCAGGTAAGGGAGGACACCCGGGCTTGCTGTGCACCCACGCTGTGCACAACCTTACCCTCATTTCAGGCCTTCCTCGCTGGCTCTAGCATTTGCAACTGGGCCTGTGGGATTCAGGAGAAAACTTGAGCCCCcacaccaccctcacccccagacCCCCAGACcccaagggaaaatgatgaggagATGCTCGTCTGCTCTGCACTGAAGGTCAGAATCTGCCCCATCAGGCTCCGTGGAAGGGCAGGCACTGGTGTCCGCTGGCCACTGCTAGCAGCCACCACACAGtccagctccttcctctccccGTGTGGCTTCCTGGATCGCCAGCGGCAATTTCTGAGacttctccttcctccccaaaCCATCTCTAACTCCGCCTCTCCTTTCTTCCCTGCCCCATGGGGCTGCCCCTCAATGGCTAGGCCATTAGTATTGTCTGAGCAGGTAAAGGGTAGGAAGAGGCGGAGAAACCTTCCAGGGCAGTGAGGGGTGCCTCTAAGTCTTTCTCATTCAAACCTGGCCAGCGCTTTCAGGGCCCACTTGAAAGCGCCTCTGCCAGGCTAGCCCAG
Coding sequences:
- the NKX1-2 gene encoding NK1 transcription factor-related protein 2 is translated as MLAWQDGVSKAAPSPHKISFSVLDILDPQKFTRAALPAVHPAPHEAKKSLAEAEKDTSPGDPARRRESPDDADRGAGTASPLDDSEAEEAEEEDAEDARRRQRPERGTAGGGGAADSPGSPGSPRPRRRRSEPSLAKPRRARTAFTYEQLVALENKFRATRYLSVCERLNLALSLSLTETQVKIWFQNRRTKWKKQNPGADGAAQPGAPAGGSPGTPGPPGPALPFQTFPSYTATNVLFPASASLPLSAAGGPFAPFLGPSYLSPFYTPHL